One Halopelagius inordinatus genomic region harbors:
- a CDS encoding amino acid-binding protein has product MFDEIMQKFEGSPSQQAVIRLLLERGFSVNDEGRVVSGGIEIPNTGIAREIDVDRRVVDSTTSAILDDEELRRIFQNISSIPSLMDLAPVLDLSVLTVEVGDADEPGIVAEVTSRVAAHDISIRQTISEDPEFTDDPRLYLVTDEPLPGDLLNELSALEFVRKITLA; this is encoded by the coding sequence ATGTTCGACGAAATCATGCAGAAGTTCGAGGGGAGTCCCAGCCAACAGGCGGTCATCCGCCTCCTCCTCGAACGGGGGTTCTCGGTCAACGACGAGGGGCGCGTCGTCTCCGGTGGCATCGAGATTCCGAACACCGGCATCGCTCGGGAGATAGACGTCGACCGGCGCGTCGTCGATTCGACGACGAGCGCGATTCTCGACGACGAGGAACTCAGACGAATCTTTCAGAACATCTCCTCGATCCCGAGTCTGATGGACCTCGCGCCGGTTTTGGACCTCTCGGTTCTCACCGTCGAAGTCGGCGACGCCGACGAACCCGGCATCGTCGCCGAGGTGACATCCAGAGTCGCGGCGCACGACATCTCCATCCGCCAGACGATAAGCGAAGACCCCGAGTTCACGGACGACCCGAGACTCTACCTCGTCACCGACGAACCCCTGCCGGGCGACCTGTTGAACGAACTCTCCGCGTTGGAGTTCGTCCGGAAGATAACCCTCGCGTGA